In one window of Paracoccus saliphilus DNA:
- a CDS encoding RSP_2647 family RNA methyltransferase — protein sequence MSDLPVIRLRPKSKPQAIRHGFPWVFADEAVLDRRTRGLPAGGFAVLEDAERRPMALVTVNPASKIIARVMDADPAALIDGDWLRARLTRALAMRERLYDAPFYRLVHAEADGLPGLVVDRFGDAAVIQPNAAWADRMAGEIADALADVTGVNTVILNGQGRARGLEGLDERTEILRGTAPEAPVQVTMNGAVYLADLMGGQKTGLFFDQRPNHAFAQKLAQGAEVLDVFSHVGGFGLAALAAGASRTTCVDGSAPALELAQAGARAMGATDRLDILQSDAFKAMEALAEEGRRFDLVICDPPAFAPSKQALEPGLRAYERVAKLAAPLVAPGGYLVLCSCSHAADLTQFRNVSARGIGRGGRRGLLIHSGQAGPDHPTLPQLAETGYLKALFFRLDG from the coding sequence ATGAGCGATCTGCCCGTCATCCGCCTGCGCCCGAAATCGAAGCCACAGGCCATCCGTCACGGTTTTCCGTGGGTTTTCGCGGACGAGGCAGTGCTGGATCGCCGCACGCGCGGCTTGCCTGCGGGCGGATTCGCGGTGCTCGAGGATGCCGAGCGTCGGCCCATGGCGCTGGTGACGGTGAATCCGGCCTCCAAGATCATCGCGCGGGTGATGGATGCCGATCCGGCGGCGCTGATCGATGGCGACTGGCTGCGGGCGCGGCTGACACGCGCTTTGGCGATGCGCGAGCGGCTGTATGATGCGCCTTTCTACCGGCTGGTTCATGCCGAGGCGGACGGGCTTCCGGGACTGGTCGTCGATCGCTTCGGCGATGCCGCCGTGATCCAGCCCAACGCGGCCTGGGCCGATCGCATGGCGGGCGAGATCGCCGATGCGCTGGCGGATGTTACTGGCGTGAATACGGTGATCCTGAACGGGCAGGGGCGCGCGCGCGGATTGGAGGGGCTGGACGAACGGACAGAGATCCTGCGCGGCACAGCTCCCGAAGCGCCCGTGCAGGTTACGATGAACGGCGCGGTCTATCTGGCCGATCTGATGGGCGGGCAGAAAACCGGGCTCTTCTTTGACCAACGCCCGAACCATGCCTTCGCGCAGAAATTGGCGCAGGGGGCAGAGGTACTGGACGTCTTCAGCCATGTCGGTGGCTTCGGGCTTGCGGCGCTGGCGGCGGGGGCCTCGCGCACGACTTGTGTCGATGGCAGTGCACCTGCCTTGGAACTGGCTCAGGCGGGGGCGCGGGCGATGGGCGCGACGGACCGGCTCGATATCCTGCAATCGGATGCCTTCAAGGCGATGGAAGCGCTGGCCGAAGAGGGCCGCCGTTTCGATCTGGTGATCTGCGATCCTCCTGCTTTCGCACCCTCGAAGCAGGCATTGGAACCGGGATTGCGCGCTTATGAACGTGTAGCCAAGCTGGCCGCGCCTCTGGTCGCGCCGGGAGGTTATCTGGTGCTGTGCAGTTGCAGCCATGCCGCCGACCTGACCCAGTTCCGCAATGTCAGCGCCCGCGGCATCGGTCGCGGCGGGCGTCGCGGGTTGTTGATCCATAGCGGGCAGGCCGGGCCCGATCATCCGACGCTGCCGCAACTGGCCGAGACCGGCTATCTCAAGGCGCTGTTCTTCCGGCTGGACGGATGA
- a CDS encoding RSP_2648 family PIN domain-containing protein gives MKAVLDANVLFPTILREILTDLAAMGLYQPLWSARILAEWRHAATRLGPDQEAMAGAEIALLAERFPDAAMPDDGTRAIDLHLPDPADRHVIEAALAGGAKQIVTANLRDFPRPVMAGLGLRAIHPDAFLLDLHRRDAASIANAVQTARDKAARMGGEMTVTEMLKRSRLPRLAKALKG, from the coding sequence ATGAAGGCGGTTCTGGACGCCAATGTGCTATTCCCTACTATCCTGCGAGAGATCCTGACCGATCTGGCCGCAATGGGCCTCTATCAACCTCTCTGGTCGGCGCGGATACTGGCCGAATGGCGTCATGCCGCAACTCGCCTTGGCCCGGATCAGGAGGCGATGGCCGGTGCCGAGATCGCGCTTCTGGCCGAACGTTTTCCCGATGCCGCCATGCCCGACGATGGCACCCGCGCCATCGATCTGCATCTGCCCGATCCCGCTGACCGTCATGTGATCGAGGCGGCCCTGGCCGGTGGCGCCAAGCAGATCGTGACCGCGAATCTGCGCGATTTTCCGCGTCCCGTCATGGCGGGGTTGGGATTGCGGGCGATCCATCCCGATGCATTCCTGCTGGATCTGCATCGCCGCGATGCCGCCTCGATTGCCAATGCCGTGCAAACCGCCCGTGACAAGGCAGCCCGGATGGGAGGTGAAATGACCGTGACCGAAATGCTCAAACGCAGCCGCCTGCCACGGCTTGCCAAGGCGCTGAAAGGTTGA